One segment of Pseudomonas asgharzadehiana DNA contains the following:
- a CDS encoding TetR/AcrR family transcriptional regulator, whose protein sequence is MNQLGDKGTEESISSRLEPLRKTALQLFAQRGFARVSLRELAQQLGMGPGSFYCHFESKEQLLFELIEELFTDLIALARCRDKDCSLACLKAFVHAHIGLHERRAMHFLIAEREFHCLSLEHQQHICKMRQEYEHRFLVLLREAGANAPSPVLAATVHAVMAWLNNLPSWLEQSELTASQRPAVLSAIVLGSLSSVLPLPVHSVLWNVPATRKRIARK, encoded by the coding sequence ATGAATCAATTGGGTGATAAAGGCACTGAGGAGTCTATCTCTTCGCGATTGGAACCACTGCGCAAAACCGCCTTGCAGCTTTTCGCCCAGCGAGGTTTTGCTCGGGTGAGCTTGCGTGAACTGGCGCAGCAACTGGGGATGGGCCCCGGCTCCTTCTACTGCCATTTTGAGAGCAAAGAACAGCTGCTGTTCGAGTTGATCGAGGAGCTCTTCACCGACTTGATTGCGTTAGCGCGATGCCGCGATAAGGATTGCTCTCTTGCGTGCTTGAAGGCGTTCGTGCATGCGCATATTGGCTTGCACGAGCGACGCGCCATGCACTTTCTAATCGCTGAGCGTGAGTTCCACTGCCTTTCGCTGGAGCATCAGCAACACATTTGCAAGATGCGACAAGAGTACGAACATCGTTTTCTGGTGCTGTTGCGCGAGGCTGGGGCGAACGCACCCTCGCCGGTGCTTGCGGCGACCGTGCACGCGGTAATGGCCTGGTTGAACAACCTGCCAAGCTGGCTTGAACAGTCTGAACTGACAGCGTCGCAGAGGCCCGCAGTATTGAGTGCAATTGTGCTTGGATCGCTTTCCAGCGTTCTGCCGTTGCCGGTGCACTCCGTTCTTTGGAATGTTCCCGCGACCCGCAAGCGTATAGCTCGCAAGTGA
- a CDS encoding c-type cytochrome produces MKANISFGLLLLVATLKVWAAEAPNATTLGTCVACHGAQGQGNAALGVPNLAGQHPVYLAQQMRGFKTGSRGYDPKDTYGAQMRAIVANIDEAEIERLATHYASLEPPRSQVVVGEQAARGRNIYQGTCASCHGPEGEGFAYLKAPNLRILDASYLDRQLVNYVQGVRGSGGHADQLGLWMRGISLQISGDADRKAIIDYIVSLSANGSASKN; encoded by the coding sequence ATGAAAGCAAACATCAGTTTCGGCCTGCTCCTGCTTGTCGCGACGTTGAAAGTCTGGGCTGCCGAGGCGCCCAACGCGACGACGCTCGGGACCTGTGTCGCATGTCATGGTGCGCAGGGGCAGGGCAATGCCGCGCTAGGTGTGCCGAACCTGGCGGGTCAGCATCCCGTTTACCTGGCACAGCAGATGCGCGGTTTCAAAACCGGTTCGCGCGGCTACGACCCCAAGGACACCTACGGCGCACAGATGCGCGCCATAGTGGCCAATATCGACGAGGCTGAAATCGAACGCCTGGCGACTCATTACGCGAGTCTGGAGCCGCCGCGGTCGCAGGTCGTAGTTGGCGAGCAGGCAGCACGGGGCCGGAATATTTACCAGGGTACTTGCGCCAGCTGCCATGGGCCAGAAGGCGAGGGCTTTGCCTACCTTAAGGCACCCAACCTGCGCATTCTCGACGCCAGCTATCTCGATCGTCAGCTCGTTAACTACGTGCAGGGGGTGCGCGGCAGTGGCGGTCACGCCGATCAGCTTGGGCTCTGGATGCGCGGTATTTCTTTGCAGATCAGTGGAGATGCTGATCGCAAGGCGATCATCGATTACATCGTAAGTCTGTCTGCGAACGGCAGCGCCAGCAAAAACTGA
- a CDS encoding acyl-CoA dehydrogenase C-terminal domain-containing protein yields MADYKAPLRDMRFVLNEVLEVSKLWAQMPALAEVADEETAMAILEEAGKITGEVIAPLNRSGDEEGCSWRDGAVKTPEGFPQAYRTYAEGGWVGVGGAPEFGGMGMPKLIGAHVEEMVNSANMSFALYPMLTAGACLSILNHASEELKSQYLPNMYEGRWTGSMCLTEPHAGTDLGIIRTKAEPQADGSYTVTGTKIFITGGEQDLTENIIHLVLAKLPDAPAGPKGISLFIVPKFLVNADGSLGERNAAHCGSIEHKMGIKGAATCVMNFDGATGWIVDAPNKGLAAMFTMMNYERLGVGIQGLALGERSYQNAVEYARDRIQSRAPTGPQAKDKVADPIIVHPDVRRMLLTMKALNEGGRAFYSYVAMQLDTAKYSEDATTRERAEEMVALLTPVAKAFLTDMGLETTVHGQQIFGGHGFIREWGQEQLIRDCRITQIYEGTNGIQALDLMGRKVVGCGGSYYKHFSNEVKDFISAADARLSEFTVPLQAAIDILDALTAWVIVQARANPNEIGAASVEYLQVFGYTAYAYMWALMARAALDKQEQEDFYVSKLGTARFYFARLLPRIQSLSAAVKAGSESLYELDAAQF; encoded by the coding sequence ATGGCTGATTACAAAGCTCCGTTGCGCGATATGCGCTTTGTCCTCAATGAAGTGCTCGAAGTCTCTAAATTGTGGGCTCAAATGCCTGCCTTGGCCGAGGTGGCAGATGAAGAGACCGCTATGGCCATCTTGGAGGAGGCCGGCAAAATTACTGGTGAAGTGATCGCTCCGCTCAATCGAAGCGGCGACGAAGAGGGATGCTCATGGCGCGACGGCGCGGTGAAGACTCCTGAAGGTTTCCCCCAGGCCTACCGAACCTATGCAGAAGGTGGCTGGGTGGGTGTCGGCGGTGCGCCGGAATTTGGCGGGATGGGCATGCCTAAATTGATCGGCGCCCATGTCGAAGAAATGGTCAACTCGGCAAACATGTCGTTTGCCCTATACCCGATGTTAACTGCCGGGGCCTGCCTGTCGATTTTGAACCACGCCAGTGAAGAGCTTAAGAGCCAATACCTGCCCAATATGTACGAGGGCCGGTGGACTGGATCAATGTGCCTGACTGAACCGCATGCGGGTACCGATCTTGGGATTATCCGTACCAAGGCCGAACCGCAGGCCGATGGCAGCTACACGGTCACCGGCACCAAAATATTCATTACCGGTGGCGAGCAGGACCTGACCGAAAACATCATACATCTGGTACTGGCCAAGCTTCCGGACGCCCCTGCTGGCCCCAAAGGTATTTCGCTTTTTATCGTGCCTAAGTTCCTGGTCAACGCCGATGGCTCGTTGGGTGAACGCAATGCAGCCCACTGCGGTTCGATCGAACACAAGATGGGCATCAAGGGCGCGGCCACTTGTGTAATGAACTTCGACGGCGCCACCGGCTGGATTGTCGATGCACCAAACAAGGGACTGGCGGCGATGTTCACCATGATGAACTACGAGCGCCTGGGCGTCGGTATTCAAGGTCTTGCGTTAGGCGAGCGGTCATACCAGAACGCGGTCGAATACGCCCGGGACCGTATCCAGAGTCGCGCACCGACGGGACCCCAAGCCAAAGACAAGGTTGCTGATCCGATCATCGTGCACCCGGACGTTCGCCGAATGTTGCTGACGATGAAAGCTCTGAACGAAGGGGGGCGTGCTTTCTACAGCTACGTGGCGATGCAACTGGACACTGCCAAGTACAGCGAAGATGCCACCACGCGAGAGCGTGCCGAAGAAATGGTGGCCTTGTTGACCCCCGTCGCAAAGGCGTTCCTCACTGATATGGGGTTAGAGACCACGGTGCATGGCCAACAGATCTTTGGTGGTCATGGTTTCATTCGCGAGTGGGGCCAGGAGCAGTTGATTCGGGACTGCCGTATCACCCAGATATACGAAGGTACCAATGGCATCCAGGCGCTCGACTTGATGGGACGCAAGGTGGTCGGCTGCGGTGGTAGTTACTACAAACATTTCAGTAACGAAGTGAAGGATTTCATCAGCGCTGCCGATGCGAGACTGAGCGAATTCACCGTACCGTTGCAAGCCGCCATCGACATCCTTGATGCGCTCACCGCCTGGGTCATCGTGCAGGCCAGGGCTAATCCAAATGAGATCGGCGCCGCCTCGGTGGAGTACCTCCAGGTATTCGGTTACACCGCATACGCCTACATGTGGGCGCTGATGGCGCGCGCAGCTTTGGACAAGCAGGAACAAGAAGATTTTTATGTGAGCAAACTCGGCACTGCGCGCTTCTACTTCGCTCGTCTATTACCACGCATTCAATCATTGAGCGCGGCAGTAAAGGCCGGCAGTGAGTCGCTTTACGAACTCGACGCCGCGCAGTTCTGA
- a CDS encoding acetyl-CoA C-acyltransferase family protein, whose product MSTPEVFIVSATRTAIGTFGGTLKDIPPSQLATTAVQAALQRSGCAPDRVGNVVMGTVIPTDTRDAYLSRVAAIQAGIPKETPAFNVNRLCGSGLQAIISAAQGLLLGENEVAIAGGAESMSRGPYMLPGARWGGRLGDMQAIDYMLGILHDPFHRIHMGITAENIAERYGVSRADQDALALESQKRAARAISEGRFVGQIVPVEVKTRKGMQLFEVDEHVRGDVTLEQLAAMKAAFKPDGTVTAGNASGLNDGAAALLLATDAAVRSDNLRPLARLVSYACSGVEPELMGLGPIPATRLALKRAGLTVADLDVIESNEAFASQAFVVARELEFDPARVNPNGSGISIGHPVGATGAMIVTKAVHELHRIQGRYALATMCIGGGQGIAAIFERV is encoded by the coding sequence ATGTCTACACCTGAAGTGTTTATCGTCAGCGCCACACGAACTGCAATTGGCACCTTCGGTGGCACGCTAAAGGATATACCGCCATCGCAATTGGCGACGACGGCCGTGCAGGCTGCCCTGCAACGCAGCGGTTGCGCACCGGACCGTGTCGGCAATGTTGTGATGGGCACTGTAATCCCAACCGATACGCGTGACGCCTATCTTTCTCGGGTTGCCGCCATCCAGGCTGGCATACCTAAGGAGACTCCAGCGTTCAACGTCAACCGCCTGTGCGGGTCCGGCCTGCAGGCGATTATTTCAGCGGCACAGGGCCTGTTGTTGGGGGAAAACGAGGTTGCAATTGCCGGCGGTGCCGAGAGTATGAGCCGTGGGCCGTACATGCTTCCTGGCGCACGATGGGGTGGGCGTCTGGGCGACATGCAGGCGATTGACTACATGCTGGGTATTTTGCATGACCCCTTTCACCGCATTCACATGGGCATTACCGCCGAGAACATCGCCGAGCGTTATGGTGTCAGCCGCGCCGATCAGGATGCGCTCGCGCTGGAAAGCCAGAAACGCGCGGCTCGCGCCATCTCTGAGGGTCGCTTTGTCGGGCAAATCGTACCGGTTGAAGTGAAAACGCGTAAAGGCATGCAACTGTTCGAGGTTGATGAGCACGTGCGCGGTGATGTCACGCTGGAACAGTTGGCAGCTATGAAAGCGGCGTTCAAACCGGACGGAACAGTTACCGCCGGCAACGCTTCGGGCTTGAACGACGGCGCCGCAGCGCTGCTGTTGGCAACTGATGCGGCGGTCAGGAGCGATAACTTGCGTCCGCTGGCGCGTCTGGTCAGCTACGCGTGTTCCGGCGTTGAGCCGGAGCTGATGGGGCTGGGACCAATTCCTGCTACTCGTCTTGCTCTGAAACGCGCCGGCTTGACGGTCGCAGACCTTGACGTGATCGAGTCCAACGAAGCCTTCGCTTCCCAGGCCTTTGTTGTGGCACGCGAGCTTGAATTTGATCCTGCCAGAGTCAACCCGAATGGGTCAGGCATTTCCATCGGCCATCCAGTGGGTGCTACCGGAGCGATGATCGTGACCAAAGCTGTCCACGAACTCCATCGCATCCAGGGACGCTATGCATTGGCGACCATGTGTATCGGTGGTGGTCAGGGCATCGCAGCGATCTTTGAGCGAGTCTAG
- a CDS encoding AraC family transcriptional regulator, which translates to MHHLRVPSASPVISFKGQCVVAQHALFDQANETRMFLRSVHPGQIPVTAHAIALVVDFARQRGLSVDAVLRDCHLQADRLHSPSTSLTREQELKVFENLLMLSGDATVGLEIGRRLHVSCFGLPGYTMLVSATVKDAIQCLSNFPLLMGLYFNVTMREEGDWTAIVVDDYFYAKQLEPMCTDMMLAAIMAIIADLAGCPIQPLDVTLQHTRPSYHAYCTDLFGCEVRYGAAENAIYFPTVLLNQPAALANAVSGEALYLQCLDMERDGAAKVTSDLISQIRGLLNRDLNEFSSLGRVAEHFFLTERTLRRRLKSIDISFQQLLDEARQKRAEELLLEGVKIAVIAEFLGYSDIASFRHAFRRWTGFSPSEYRHQTIG; encoded by the coding sequence ATGCATCATTTACGAGTACCCAGCGCTTCCCCTGTTATAAGCTTCAAGGGACAGTGTGTCGTCGCTCAACATGCGCTGTTCGATCAGGCGAACGAAACGCGTATGTTTCTTCGGTCCGTACATCCTGGTCAGATACCCGTAACGGCACACGCCATAGCGTTGGTCGTCGATTTCGCCCGGCAACGTGGCCTCAGCGTAGATGCCGTTCTGCGCGACTGCCATTTACAGGCGGATCGCTTGCATTCGCCCTCCACCAGCCTGACCCGAGAGCAAGAGCTGAAAGTGTTCGAGAATCTTCTGATGCTCAGCGGCGATGCGACGGTAGGGCTTGAGATTGGAAGGCGTCTACACGTGTCCTGCTTCGGCCTGCCTGGCTATACGATGTTGGTCAGCGCAACGGTCAAGGATGCCATCCAGTGCTTGAGCAACTTCCCGTTGCTGATGGGCCTGTACTTTAACGTCACCATGCGAGAGGAGGGTGACTGGACAGCGATCGTTGTTGATGATTACTTCTACGCAAAACAGCTCGAACCCATGTGCACAGACATGATGCTCGCCGCGATCATGGCGATAATCGCGGACCTCGCCGGGTGTCCGATACAACCGCTCGACGTTACCCTTCAACACACTCGCCCTTCGTATCATGCCTACTGCACTGATCTGTTTGGTTGCGAAGTCCGTTACGGGGCGGCCGAGAATGCGATTTATTTCCCCACTGTTCTGTTGAATCAGCCTGCTGCGTTGGCCAATGCCGTCAGCGGCGAGGCACTCTATCTGCAATGCCTCGACATGGAACGCGATGGTGCGGCTAAGGTCACCAGTGACCTTATCTCGCAGATTCGCGGTTTGCTCAATCGGGACCTGAATGAATTCAGCTCATTGGGGCGCGTGGCGGAGCATTTTTTCCTTACGGAACGGACGCTGCGGCGTCGTCTGAAGTCGATCGACATTTCCTTCCAGCAATTGCTCGACGAGGCACGTCAGAAGCGGGCTGAGGAATTGCTGCTGGAGGGAGTAAAAATTGCAGTAATTGCGGAATTCCTCGGCTATAGCGACATCGCCAGTTTTCGTCATGCCTTTCGCCGATGGACCGGATTTTCCCCCAGCGAGTATCGCCACCAGACCATTGGCTGA
- a CDS encoding spinster family MFS transporter → MPNNNNIYPSKARAWGTVTILMMAYVLSFVDRQILNLLVGPIRRDLMISDTQMSLLMGLSFALFYTVCGIPLGRLADTRSRRGLIAFGILFWSAATAACGLARLYWQFLICRIGVGVGEAALSPAAYSLIADSFPAERRATAISVYSMGVYLGSGFAFLFGGLVIKLVSAQGDVLLPVLGEVRPWQLIFLALGAAGVLFNLLLLAIREPARHGAGAGIAVPLLEVGRYLRANKRTVLCHNFGFAGLAFAGYGSAAWVPTFFIRTYGWDAGQVGIVYGGIMAIFGCLGVVFGGRLADWIARRGSSDANMRVGLYAALGALPFVLAFPVMESAQWAAILVAPAVFFLSMPFGVAPAAIQEIMPNSMRGQASAIYLFVITLIGLGIGPTAVAVMTDYVFGDDMSLRYSLMIVTSIAVLFSVLLLSLSLKPYRDSVVHLQQWAIRAT, encoded by the coding sequence ATGCCCAATAACAATAATATTTATCCCTCCAAAGCCCGTGCCTGGGGTACGGTCACCATATTGATGATGGCCTACGTGTTGTCATTTGTTGACCGGCAAATCCTCAATCTGCTGGTGGGCCCAATACGTCGCGACCTGATGATCAGCGACACCCAGATGAGTCTGTTGATGGGACTGTCGTTTGCGCTTTTCTACACTGTATGCGGCATTCCTCTCGGGCGCCTGGCCGACACCAGGAGCAGGCGCGGCTTGATCGCCTTTGGCATATTGTTCTGGAGCGCGGCCACCGCAGCCTGTGGTTTGGCCAGGCTTTACTGGCAATTCCTGATCTGCCGGATCGGCGTCGGCGTCGGCGAGGCAGCCTTATCACCCGCGGCCTATTCACTGATAGCGGACAGCTTTCCCGCCGAGCGCCGTGCTACGGCAATCAGTGTTTATTCGATGGGGGTATACCTCGGCTCGGGTTTTGCGTTTCTGTTTGGTGGTTTGGTCATCAAGCTGGTCTCTGCCCAAGGTGATGTACTGCTGCCTGTGCTCGGTGAAGTGCGTCCGTGGCAGCTGATTTTTCTCGCCCTTGGCGCCGCGGGGGTACTTTTCAACCTGCTTCTGTTAGCGATCAGGGAGCCTGCAAGACACGGCGCCGGGGCCGGTATCGCAGTGCCGTTATTGGAGGTCGGCCGGTATCTGCGTGCCAACAAACGGACCGTGCTTTGCCATAATTTCGGCTTTGCCGGCTTGGCCTTCGCCGGTTACGGCAGTGCAGCCTGGGTTCCGACATTCTTCATTCGCACCTATGGCTGGGACGCCGGTCAGGTCGGGATCGTATACGGCGGTATAATGGCAATATTTGGTTGCTTGGGAGTCGTATTCGGCGGGAGGCTCGCCGACTGGATTGCGAGGCGGGGCAGCAGCGACGCCAATATGCGTGTGGGTCTATATGCTGCCTTGGGTGCTTTACCTTTTGTACTGGCCTTTCCTGTGATGGAGAGCGCGCAATGGGCGGCGATTCTGGTCGCGCCCGCCGTGTTCTTTCTGAGCATGCCGTTTGGTGTGGCGCCGGCAGCCATTCAGGAGATCATGCCCAACTCGATGCGCGGCCAGGCATCGGCGATTTACCTGTTTGTGATAACGCTGATCGGCTTGGGCATTGGGCCAACGGCGGTAGCGGTAATGACCGACTACGTCTTTGGCGATGATATGTCACTTCGCTACTCACTGATGATTGTTACCAGCATCGCGGTGTTGTTCTCAGTTCTGTTGCTGAGCTTGAGTCTGAAACCCTATCGCGACAGCGTGGTGCACCTGCAACAGTGGGCGATCAGGGCGACCTGA
- a CDS encoding fatty acid--CoA ligase: MVKTKIIFPSPGAYEYPLLIKSLLLSGQRYETEQEIVYADKLRYSYRTLNERIRQLANVLTAAGVKAGDTVAMLDWDSHRYLECFFAVPMIGAVLHTVNIRLSAEQVLYTMNHAQDDLVLAHDDFLPLLEQIHGGLTTVKGYIQLSDETAKATTLPVVGEYEQLLSQSPATYDFPDFDENSVATVFYTTGTTGNPKGVFFSHRQLVLHTLSMVGTFSAYQGLPLLRSDDVYMPITPMFHVHAWGVPYVATLMGVKQVYPGRYEPNTLVRLYRQEKVTFSHCVPTILQMIMGCPEAAGTDFSRWKMLLGGSALALGTASQAAATGMQVFSGYGMSETCPVLCATYLRASELEQSMEEQLPLRIKTGVPAAMVDLKIVDACGKDVLHDGESMGEVVVRAPWLTQGYLHDPEKGAELWDGGWLHTGDIGSINARGVLEIKDRIKDVIKTGGEWISSLELESLISKHPAVMSVAVVGIPDLQWGERPMAMVVCTPSLQINQANLEDYLMQFVDNGSINKWAIPKKFLFVDDIPKTSVGKVDKKLIRKTELAARG; encoded by the coding sequence ATGGTTAAAACAAAAATAATTTTCCCTTCGCCAGGCGCGTACGAATACCCATTGCTGATCAAGAGTCTGCTGCTTTCAGGGCAGCGCTATGAAACAGAACAGGAGATTGTCTACGCTGACAAGCTGCGTTACAGCTACCGCACGCTCAATGAGCGTATCCGGCAACTGGCCAACGTGCTGACCGCTGCAGGCGTCAAGGCTGGGGACACCGTGGCGATGCTGGATTGGGACAGTCATCGCTATCTGGAGTGCTTTTTCGCGGTGCCGATGATCGGCGCCGTGCTGCATACGGTAAATATTCGCCTGTCTGCCGAGCAGGTGCTTTATACGATGAACCATGCGCAGGATGATTTAGTCCTTGCCCATGATGATTTTCTGCCGCTGCTGGAACAAATTCATGGCGGACTGACAACTGTCAAAGGTTACATCCAACTGAGCGACGAGACGGCCAAGGCAACGACTTTGCCCGTAGTGGGCGAGTACGAGCAGTTGCTGTCGCAATCCCCTGCGACTTATGACTTCCCCGATTTTGACGAGAACTCGGTTGCCACCGTGTTCTACACAACAGGCACGACCGGTAACCCGAAGGGGGTGTTCTTCAGCCATCGTCAGCTGGTGCTGCACACCCTGTCCATGGTGGGCACTTTTAGTGCCTATCAAGGGTTGCCGCTGCTTCGCTCTGACGATGTCTATATGCCAATCACCCCAATGTTCCATGTACACGCCTGGGGAGTGCCCTATGTGGCGACGTTGATGGGGGTGAAACAGGTTTATCCGGGACGCTACGAACCCAATACGCTGGTTCGCCTCTACAGGCAAGAGAAGGTTACGTTCAGCCACTGCGTGCCAACCATACTGCAGATGATTATGGGGTGCCCTGAGGCAGCCGGGACGGACTTCAGTCGCTGGAAAATGCTCTTGGGCGGGAGTGCCCTGGCACTTGGCACCGCAAGTCAGGCAGCAGCGACTGGCATGCAGGTGTTCAGCGGTTACGGTATGTCCGAAACCTGCCCGGTTCTATGTGCAACTTATCTGCGCGCTTCTGAGCTTGAACAGTCAATGGAGGAGCAGCTACCGCTCAGGATCAAAACCGGAGTACCAGCTGCGATGGTCGACCTGAAGATCGTCGACGCCTGTGGCAAGGACGTTTTGCACGACGGGGAGTCGATGGGGGAGGTGGTGGTACGTGCGCCCTGGTTGACCCAGGGCTACCTGCATGACCCGGAAAAAGGTGCCGAACTCTGGGATGGAGGCTGGCTGCACACCGGCGATATAGGTTCTATCAATGCGCGCGGTGTATTGGAAATCAAGGACCGTATCAAAGATGTCATCAAGACTGGCGGCGAGTGGATCAGCTCTTTGGAATTGGAGAGTCTGATCAGTAAGCATCCTGCCGTCATGTCCGTTGCGGTGGTGGGTATTCCTGATCTTCAGTGGGGCGAACGGCCAATGGCGATGGTTGTATGCACACCATCATTGCAGATTAATCAGGCGAATCTGGAAGATTACCTGATGCAGTTCGTCGACAATGGCAGCATTAATAAGTGGGCCATCCCTAAAAAATTTCTGTTTGTCGATGATATCCCCAAGACAAGCGTTGGCAAAGTTGACAAGAAATTAATACGAAAGACCGAGCTCGCGGCGCGAGGATAA
- a CDS encoding APC family permease, producing MNQIAAEGTALPSSRTSSSNTTPPRRMARVLGLPSLVLFGLAYMVPLTVFTTYGLVTQTTGGHLPAAYVVTLITMVFTAYSYGRMAASLPYAGSAYAYASSAFGGKVGFMVGWALLLDYLFVPMICYLVIGIYMAQYFPDVPMWMWICGSIFAALVLNVLGIKVLAKVNFALIGVQFLFIVVFIAVSVVSLSSSPPVSFSAPFYSPDMNYQGLLSGAATLCLSFLGFDAVSTLSEETRNPTRNLPRAIMLCTLFSGFLFITVAYVSHLAFPDWRTFENVDSASFQVIQHVGGQLLSAFFTAIYVAGSFACAITSQASVARILFAMGRNGVLPKRIFGLTSKRFGTPISTTVLVSLLSLIALVISLDLASTMISFGALTAFSFVNLAVIKHFLWDKGLRGPQASVRYGVVPLVGLFLTLWLWTNLSHATFEVGMVWLGGGLLYLFCLTKGFRKPTPQLHQHDDENTINDDTLTGAVN from the coding sequence ATGAATCAAATAGCCGCAGAGGGCACAGCGCTCCCCAGCTCGCGTACATCCAGTTCCAATACCACGCCGCCGAGACGCATGGCGCGTGTTCTTGGCTTGCCTTCACTGGTTCTGTTTGGTCTGGCCTATATGGTGCCGCTGACCGTCTTCACCACTTACGGGCTCGTCACCCAGACTACGGGTGGGCATCTGCCCGCCGCATACGTTGTTACCCTGATAACCATGGTGTTTACCGCATACAGTTATGGACGGATGGCCGCCTCATTGCCATATGCCGGCTCGGCCTATGCCTATGCCAGTTCAGCATTCGGTGGAAAAGTCGGCTTCATGGTCGGTTGGGCATTGTTGCTCGATTACCTTTTCGTCCCAATGATTTGCTACCTAGTCATCGGTATTTACATGGCCCAGTACTTCCCTGACGTGCCGATGTGGATGTGGATCTGTGGCAGCATCTTTGCCGCATTGGTGCTGAACGTTCTAGGTATCAAAGTCTTGGCCAAGGTTAACTTCGCTCTGATTGGTGTCCAGTTCCTGTTCATTGTTGTATTCATTGCAGTCTCGGTCGTCTCACTATCCAGCTCCCCTCCAGTTTCTTTCTCTGCACCTTTTTATAGCCCTGATATGAACTATCAAGGTTTACTGAGCGGTGCCGCCACGTTGTGCCTGTCCTTTTTGGGCTTTGACGCGGTTTCGACGCTGTCTGAAGAAACCCGCAACCCAACGCGCAACCTGCCGCGCGCCATCATGTTGTGCACTTTGTTCAGCGGCTTTCTGTTCATCACCGTTGCCTATGTCAGCCACTTGGCGTTTCCGGATTGGCGTACATTTGAAAATGTCGACTCGGCAAGTTTTCAAGTGATACAGCACGTAGGCGGACAACTGCTGTCCGCGTTTTTCACGGCTATTTATGTCGCTGGGAGTTTCGCCTGCGCGATCACTTCACAAGCCAGCGTCGCGCGCATTCTCTTTGCCATGGGCCGTAATGGCGTACTGCCCAAGCGTATCTTCGGCCTGACCAGTAAGCGTTTTGGTACCCCTATTTCAACCACTGTACTAGTGAGCCTGTTGTCTCTGATCGCACTGGTCATCAGTCTTGACCTGGCCTCGACAATGATCAGCTTTGGCGCGTTGACTGCGTTCTCTTTCGTCAATCTTGCCGTCATCAAGCACTTCCTCTGGGACAAAGGACTGCGAGGGCCCCAGGCCTCTGTGCGATACGGCGTGGTTCCGTTGGTCGGCCTGTTCCTGACGCTATGGCTTTGGACCAACCTTTCGCACGCCACTTTCGAGGTGGGCATGGTCTGGCTTGGAGGGGGGCTGCTTTACCTGTTCTGTTTGACCAAAGGCTTTCGTAAGCCGACGCCGCAATTGCACCAGCACGATGATGAAAACACCATCAATGACGACACCCTTACCGGGGCGGTTAATTAA